A single region of the Syngnathoides biaculeatus isolate LvHL_M chromosome 17, ASM1980259v1, whole genome shotgun sequence genome encodes:
- the cetn3 gene encoding centrin-3 isoform X4 produces MRRQDADDSPTSSDAFADGGKRKKRKELSDEEKHEIREAFELFDTDKDNRVDYHELKVAMRALGLEVKKADVAQILKDYDTDGSGKIAFEDFNEVVSELILERDPKEEILKAFRLFDDDESGTISLRNLKRVARELGENASDEELRSMIDAFDGDGDGEINQEEFLSIMSGAA; encoded by the exons ATGAGGCGCCAAGACGCGGACGATTCGCCAAC cagcagcgacgCGTTCGCCGACGGCGGCAAacggaagaagaggaaggagctCAGCGACGAGGAGAAGCACGAAATACGAGAAGCCTTCGAGCTGTTCGACACGGACAAGGACAACCGCGTCGACTACCACGAGTtgaag GTGGCGATGCGAGCGCTGGGCTTGGAGGTGAAGAAGGCCGACGTGGCGCAGATCCTGAAGGACTACGACACGGACGGAAGCGGCAAAATAGCCTTTGAGGACTTCAATGAAGTGG TGAGCGAGCTGATCCTGGAGCGCGACCCCAAGGAGGAGATCCTGAAGGCCTTCCGGCTTTTCGACGACGACGAGTCGGGAACCATCAGCCTGAGGAACCTGAAGCGCGTGGCCCGGGAACTCGGCGAGAACGCCAGCGACGAAGAACTGCGCAGCATGATCGACGCCTTCGACGGCGACGGGGACGGCGAAA TCAACCAGGAGGAGTTCCTGTCCATCATGAGCGGAGCGGCGTGA
- the cetn3 gene encoding centrin-3 isoform X5, whose amino-acid sequence MSESSSSSDAFADGGKRKKRKELSDEEKHEIREAFELFDTDKDNRVDYHELKVAMRALGLEVKKADVAQILKDYDTDGSGKIAFEDFNEVVSELILERDPKEEILKAFRLFDDDESGTISLRNLKRVARELGENASDEELRSMIDAFDGDGDGEINQEEFLSIMSGAA is encoded by the exons ATGAGCGAGTCGAG cagcagcagcgacgCGTTCGCCGACGGCGGCAAacggaagaagaggaaggagctCAGCGACGAGGAGAAGCACGAAATACGAGAAGCCTTCGAGCTGTTCGACACGGACAAGGACAACCGCGTCGACTACCACGAGTtgaag GTGGCGATGCGAGCGCTGGGCTTGGAGGTGAAGAAGGCCGACGTGGCGCAGATCCTGAAGGACTACGACACGGACGGAAGCGGCAAAATAGCCTTTGAGGACTTCAATGAAGTGG TGAGCGAGCTGATCCTGGAGCGCGACCCCAAGGAGGAGATCCTGAAGGCCTTCCGGCTTTTCGACGACGACGAGTCGGGAACCATCAGCCTGAGGAACCTGAAGCGCGTGGCCCGGGAACTCGGCGAGAACGCCAGCGACGAAGAACTGCGCAGCATGATCGACGCCTTCGACGGCGACGGGGACGGCGAAA TCAACCAGGAGGAGTTCCTGTCCATCATGAGCGGAGCGGCGTGA
- the cetn3 gene encoding centrin-3 isoform X1, translating to MTSHLPFVCLAWRHDRYHVQLLQLDPGTAFAGRCCELRGICSLGLKVQNEPSPRKSEEELEQASRSGPGPGGKVAPASSSDAFADGGKRKKRKELSDEEKHEIREAFELFDTDKDNRVDYHELKVAMRALGLEVKKADVAQILKDYDTDGSGKIAFEDFNEVVSELILERDPKEEILKAFRLFDDDESGTISLRNLKRVARELGENASDEELRSMIDAFDGDGDGEINQEEFLSIMSGAA from the exons ATGACGTCACATTTGCCTTTCGTGTGTCTGGCGTGGCGTCATGACCGGTACCACGTGCAACTTTTACAATTGGATCCCGGCACAGCATTTGCAGGAAGATGTTGTGAATTGAGAGGAATTTGCTCGCTCGGGCTCAAAGTGCAGAACGAACCCTCGCCAAGGAAATCTGAAGAAGAACTCGAGCAAGCGTCCCGGTCCGGTCCCGGTCCCGGTGGAAAAGTGGCACCGGC cagcagcagcgacgCGTTCGCCGACGGCGGCAAacggaagaagaggaaggagctCAGCGACGAGGAGAAGCACGAAATACGAGAAGCCTTCGAGCTGTTCGACACGGACAAGGACAACCGCGTCGACTACCACGAGTtgaag GTGGCGATGCGAGCGCTGGGCTTGGAGGTGAAGAAGGCCGACGTGGCGCAGATCCTGAAGGACTACGACACGGACGGAAGCGGCAAAATAGCCTTTGAGGACTTCAATGAAGTGG TGAGCGAGCTGATCCTGGAGCGCGACCCCAAGGAGGAGATCCTGAAGGCCTTCCGGCTTTTCGACGACGACGAGTCGGGAACCATCAGCCTGAGGAACCTGAAGCGCGTGGCCCGGGAACTCGGCGAGAACGCCAGCGACGAAGAACTGCGCAGCATGATCGACGCCTTCGACGGCGACGGGGACGGCGAAA TCAACCAGGAGGAGTTCCTGTCCATCATGAGCGGAGCGGCGTGA
- the cetn3 gene encoding centrin-3 isoform X3, producing MSSSSSSSRHATGRRLWRPCARHASAERIVTMRRQDADDSPTSSSDAFADGGKRKKRKELSDEEKHEIREAFELFDTDKDNRVDYHELKVAMRALGLEVKKADVAQILKDYDTDGSGKIAFEDFNEVVSELILERDPKEEILKAFRLFDDDESGTISLRNLKRVARELGENASDEELRSMIDAFDGDGDGEINQEEFLSIMSGAA from the exons atgtcgtcgtcgtcttcgtcgTCACGTCACGCGACAGGACGACGCTTGTGGCGGCCTTGCGCTCGCCATGCAAGCGCCGAACGGATCGTTACGATGAGGCGCCAAGACGCGGACGATTCGCCAAC cagcagcagcgacgCGTTCGCCGACGGCGGCAAacggaagaagaggaaggagctCAGCGACGAGGAGAAGCACGAAATACGAGAAGCCTTCGAGCTGTTCGACACGGACAAGGACAACCGCGTCGACTACCACGAGTtgaag GTGGCGATGCGAGCGCTGGGCTTGGAGGTGAAGAAGGCCGACGTGGCGCAGATCCTGAAGGACTACGACACGGACGGAAGCGGCAAAATAGCCTTTGAGGACTTCAATGAAGTGG TGAGCGAGCTGATCCTGGAGCGCGACCCCAAGGAGGAGATCCTGAAGGCCTTCCGGCTTTTCGACGACGACGAGTCGGGAACCATCAGCCTGAGGAACCTGAAGCGCGTGGCCCGGGAACTCGGCGAGAACGCCAGCGACGAAGAACTGCGCAGCATGATCGACGCCTTCGACGGCGACGGGGACGGCGAAA TCAACCAGGAGGAGTTCCTGTCCATCATGAGCGGAGCGGCGTGA
- the cetn3 gene encoding centrin-3 isoform X2, producing the protein MTSHLPFVCLAWRHDRYHVQLLQLDPGTAFAGRCCELRGICSLGLKVQNEPSPRKSEEELEQASRSGPGPGGKVAPASSDAFADGGKRKKRKELSDEEKHEIREAFELFDTDKDNRVDYHELKVAMRALGLEVKKADVAQILKDYDTDGSGKIAFEDFNEVVSELILERDPKEEILKAFRLFDDDESGTISLRNLKRVARELGENASDEELRSMIDAFDGDGDGEINQEEFLSIMSGAA; encoded by the exons ATGACGTCACATTTGCCTTTCGTGTGTCTGGCGTGGCGTCATGACCGGTACCACGTGCAACTTTTACAATTGGATCCCGGCACAGCATTTGCAGGAAGATGTTGTGAATTGAGAGGAATTTGCTCGCTCGGGCTCAAAGTGCAGAACGAACCCTCGCCAAGGAAATCTGAAGAAGAACTCGAGCAAGCGTCCCGGTCCGGTCCCGGTCCCGGTGGAAAAGTGGCACCGGC cagcagcgacgCGTTCGCCGACGGCGGCAAacggaagaagaggaaggagctCAGCGACGAGGAGAAGCACGAAATACGAGAAGCCTTCGAGCTGTTCGACACGGACAAGGACAACCGCGTCGACTACCACGAGTtgaag GTGGCGATGCGAGCGCTGGGCTTGGAGGTGAAGAAGGCCGACGTGGCGCAGATCCTGAAGGACTACGACACGGACGGAAGCGGCAAAATAGCCTTTGAGGACTTCAATGAAGTGG TGAGCGAGCTGATCCTGGAGCGCGACCCCAAGGAGGAGATCCTGAAGGCCTTCCGGCTTTTCGACGACGACGAGTCGGGAACCATCAGCCTGAGGAACCTGAAGCGCGTGGCCCGGGAACTCGGCGAGAACGCCAGCGACGAAGAACTGCGCAGCATGATCGACGCCTTCGACGGCGACGGGGACGGCGAAA TCAACCAGGAGGAGTTCCTGTCCATCATGAGCGGAGCGGCGTGA